In Algihabitans albus, the following are encoded in one genomic region:
- a CDS encoding ShlB/FhaC/HecB family hemolysin secretion/activation protein — MSQSTCAFLILFLCLGAFGSASAQELENPRQQQDQFEQRQRELERIAPPDDEIAPRPQPVPRRPDDACIEVEEVEVSGATLLSEEILEGLTQPYEGRCLTLRDLNALLDEINQSYIDRGYVTSRAFLPEQDLTGGVLRLVVVEGRIEGFRFNDREGAGVGAVWMAFPGLTGDALDLRELEQGLEQMNRLRAIDARLSIEPGEDPGTSRVVIETPSERDMRVGGGFDNLGGERTGRLRGRMTAEIDNALGLLDGWSGYLERSLPNQTDGESLSAGGFLSIPYGRFTLLSELAYSEYLQFVEGAATDFSLSGQTWRGEGGVSWVLGRGQRSKTTLEARYSLKDTESFLEDFKLETGSRRLAVAEARLSQTQRMLGGAWFATLAVERGLPRGFGTSLDDDPDAPSGTPQAQFTKAVLLLDGFQPLPLGDVSLMWRPSLRAEWSPDTLFGSERLTLGGYFTVRGFRDGSIAGDEGLLLRNDLVWTLPSLGLGWVEDAVGRVELYGAFDAGWVDDADNLSDADGGIAGTALGLRASGGPLNFDANLAHSVVQGPLDSEGLVFTFRAGATF; from the coding sequence ATGTCGCAGTCGACTTGCGCTTTTCTCATACTTTTCCTGTGCCTAGGGGCCTTTGGATCGGCTTCGGCGCAAGAGCTCGAGAATCCGCGTCAGCAGCAGGACCAGTTCGAACAGCGGCAGCGCGAGCTGGAGCGGATTGCACCGCCCGACGATGAGATCGCGCCTCGGCCGCAACCGGTTCCCCGGCGACCTGACGATGCCTGCATCGAGGTCGAGGAGGTCGAAGTCTCGGGAGCGACCCTGTTGAGCGAGGAGATCCTGGAGGGTCTCACGCAGCCCTACGAAGGCCGCTGCCTCACGCTGAGGGATCTCAACGCGCTGCTCGATGAGATCAATCAGAGCTACATCGATCGCGGTTACGTCACCAGCCGGGCCTTCTTGCCGGAACAGGATTTGACCGGAGGGGTTCTGCGACTGGTCGTCGTGGAAGGGCGTATCGAAGGCTTTCGCTTCAACGATCGTGAGGGCGCTGGTGTCGGGGCGGTCTGGATGGCCTTTCCAGGTTTGACCGGTGACGCACTCGATCTGCGTGAGCTGGAGCAGGGGTTGGAGCAGATGAACCGGCTTCGCGCCATCGATGCCCGCCTCAGCATCGAACCCGGCGAGGACCCCGGCACGAGCCGCGTGGTGATTGAAACGCCCTCGGAGCGCGATATGCGGGTCGGCGGTGGCTTCGACAATCTGGGAGGCGAGCGCACCGGGCGCCTGCGCGGCAGGATGACGGCCGAGATCGACAATGCGCTGGGTCTGCTCGACGGCTGGTCGGGCTATCTGGAGCGGTCGCTGCCGAACCAGACCGACGGCGAGAGTCTCTCGGCCGGCGGTTTCCTCTCGATCCCCTACGGCCGCTTCACGCTGCTCTCCGAACTTGCCTACTCGGAGTATCTGCAGTTCGTCGAGGGCGCTGCCACGGACTTCTCCCTGTCAGGCCAGACTTGGCGAGGGGAAGGCGGCGTCTCCTGGGTACTGGGGCGCGGGCAGCGGAGCAAGACCACGCTGGAGGCCCGCTACAGCCTGAAAGACACCGAGAGCTTTCTGGAAGACTTCAAGTTGGAGACCGGGTCGCGACGCCTGGCCGTGGCAGAGGCCCGTCTCAGCCAGACCCAAAGGATGCTGGGCGGCGCCTGGTTCGCGACGCTCGCCGTCGAACGAGGATTGCCACGCGGTTTCGGCACGTCGCTCGACGACGATCCGGATGCACCCTCGGGCACGCCACAGGCGCAGTTCACCAAGGCGGTCTTGTTGCTCGACGGTTTTCAGCCCCTGCCGCTGGGCGATGTCTCCTTGATGTGGCGTCCCAGCCTCCGCGCGGAGTGGAGCCCCGACACGCTCTTCGGGTCGGAGCGCCTGACACTCGGCGGTTACTTCACCGTTCGCGGCTTCCGGGACGGCAGCATTGCCGGCGATGAGGGCCTGCTGCTGCGCAACGACCTCGTTTGGACCTTGCCCTCTCTGGGGCTGGGCTGGGTGGAAGACGCCGTGGGCCGCGTCGAGCTCTACGGCGCGTTCGATGCCGGCTGGGTGGACGACGCCGACAACCTCTCCGATGCCGATGGCGGCATCGCCGGCACGGCCCTGGGGCTTCGCGCCTCCGGCGGCCCTCTCAACTTCGACGCCAACCTGGCGCACTCGGTGGTCCAGGGACCGCTGGACAGCGAGGGCTTGGTTTTCACCTTTCGGGCGGGAGCGACCTTCTGA
- a CDS encoding invasion associated locus B family protein, whose amino-acid sequence MKNYVSFLVFVFAVATVLPGSAVRAADQPSMVTEAYGNWLYRCVRVEGDRRLCEVAQDVTAFQEGQPSTVLRIAITQDVGGEHRLVIVTPLSVHLPTGLRLSVDDEKSESFAYQICDQAGCWIETTVEQQLIDQLRRGAEGKAVFALRGGRELEVLFSLEGITAALGALDRSRQDS is encoded by the coding sequence ATGAAAAACTATGTCTCCTTTCTCGTCTTCGTTTTTGCCGTTGCGACCGTCTTGCCAGGATCCGCCGTACGGGCGGCGGATCAGCCGAGCATGGTGACGGAGGCTTATGGCAATTGGCTTTACCGCTGCGTTCGGGTTGAGGGTGACCGCAGGCTCTGTGAAGTTGCGCAGGATGTCACGGCGTTCCAAGAGGGTCAGCCGTCGACCGTTCTGCGGATCGCGATCACGCAGGACGTCGGCGGCGAACACCGGCTTGTAATCGTCACGCCCTTGTCGGTGCACCTTCCGACCGGCCTTCGTCTCTCCGTCGATGACGAGAAGTCGGAGTCCTTTGCGTACCAGATCTGCGATCAGGCCGGCTGTTGGATCGAAACGACAGTTGAGCAGCAGTTGATCGATCAGCTGAGGCGAGGGGCCGAGGGAAAAGCGGTTTTTGCGTTGCGTGGCGGTCGTGAGCTGGAGGTTCTCTTTTCGCTCGAGGGGATCACGGCGGCTCTCGGCGCGCTCGACCGTAGTCGACAAGACTCCTGA
- a CDS encoding thiamine pyrophosphate-dependent enzyme: protein MTRRAADLLVDCLAEQGVTRLFCVPGESYLSVLDSLYDRAEIDVVTCRHEGGAGFMALADGKITGQPGICFVSRGPGASNATIALHSAEQDAVPFVLFIGHVPRRELGRGAFQEVDYAKTFADIAKDVWTVHDPETLPEIVARAFVVASQPTPGPVVVVLPEDMLDQVAIAEPLRFSPPARLGSGGEQVDEILERLSAAERPLLIAGGELSGSDGRAALLAVAEAHDLPVASTFKREDIFPKRHRCYAGHLGFKIPAVQLARYMKADLILAVGTRLGEVPTQGYRFPLAPCPEQPLIHVHRDPAQLNRIFSTEFALTADPVDFLNAMAARARPNEVDRGDWAAELHAPIEAALEWRPGEVDELDLGPLVAKLAGQLPEDAVVITDAGNFSSWVHRHFPFSGRHLLIGAVGGAMGLAVPAAIAAALRLPSRQAVTFVGDGGFLMTGNELAVAVQRSLPIRIFVADNGSYGTIRMHQERDYPRRNFATDLHNPDFARLAEAFGALGLSISSVEQVDGVVEQALSHDGPVVVSLRTSVERITAFATLDKIRRQ from the coding sequence ATGACTCGTCGCGCTGCCGATCTTTTGGTTGATTGTCTCGCGGAACAAGGTGTCACCCGCCTCTTTTGCGTTCCTGGCGAGAGTTACCTCAGCGTCCTCGATTCGCTTTATGATCGCGCGGAGATCGACGTCGTGACGTGCCGCCACGAAGGTGGTGCCGGTTTCATGGCTTTGGCCGATGGCAAGATTACCGGGCAGCCCGGCATTTGCTTCGTCAGCCGCGGACCTGGCGCCTCCAACGCCACCATTGCCCTACACAGCGCCGAGCAGGACGCGGTTCCCTTCGTGCTGTTTATCGGTCACGTGCCGCGCCGTGAGCTAGGCCGCGGCGCATTTCAGGAAGTCGACTACGCCAAGACCTTTGCGGATATCGCCAAGGACGTGTGGACCGTTCACGATCCTGAGACCCTACCCGAGATTGTGGCGCGAGCCTTCGTGGTGGCGTCGCAGCCGACGCCGGGCCCGGTGGTGGTGGTACTGCCGGAGGATATGCTGGATCAGGTTGCGATTGCCGAGCCGCTTCGCTTCAGCCCGCCGGCGCGGCTCGGCAGCGGGGGCGAGCAGGTCGACGAGATACTGGAACGTCTGAGCGCTGCTGAGCGGCCGCTGCTGATCGCCGGCGGCGAGCTTTCCGGTTCGGACGGTCGCGCCGCGCTGTTGGCCGTGGCGGAGGCGCATGATCTGCCGGTCGCCAGTACTTTCAAGCGAGAAGACATCTTTCCCAAGCGTCATCGGTGCTATGCGGGACATCTCGGATTCAAGATCCCCGCCGTTCAGCTTGCTCGCTACATGAAGGCCGACCTGATTCTGGCAGTCGGGACACGATTGGGCGAGGTCCCCACCCAAGGCTATCGTTTCCCCCTGGCGCCCTGTCCGGAGCAGCCCCTGATCCATGTGCATCGCGATCCGGCGCAGCTCAACCGAATCTTCTCCACCGAGTTTGCGCTGACGGCCGATCCGGTTGATTTCTTGAACGCCATGGCAGCCCGAGCCAGGCCGAACGAGGTTGATCGCGGAGACTGGGCGGCGGAGCTGCATGCGCCGATCGAGGCGGCACTGGAATGGCGGCCGGGCGAGGTCGACGAACTCGATCTCGGTCCGCTGGTCGCCAAGCTGGCCGGGCAGCTGCCGGAGGATGCGGTCGTAATCACCGATGCAGGTAACTTCTCGAGCTGGGTCCACCGTCACTTCCCCTTTTCGGGCCGTCATCTCCTGATCGGCGCGGTCGGGGGCGCGATGGGATTGGCTGTGCCGGCGGCAATCGCCGCTGCGCTGCGTCTGCCCAGCCGCCAGGCCGTCACCTTCGTTGGGGACGGAGGGTTTCTGATGACCGGCAACGAGCTGGCCGTTGCCGTCCAGCGGTCTTTGCCGATCCGGATTTTCGTGGCCGACAACGGGAGCTACGGTACGATCCGCATGCATCAGGAACGGGATTATCCGAGGCGGAACTTTGCGACGGATCTACATAATCCCGATTTTGCGCGTCTGGCCGAGGCCTTTGGGGCTCTCGGTCTCAGCATCTCGAGTGTCGAGCAGGTCGACGGTGTCGTCGAACAGGCTCTGAGTCACGACGGCCCCGTTGTCGTCAGTCTGCGGACCAGCGTAGAACGCATCACGGCCTTCGCGACGCTCGACAAGATTAGAAGGCAGTAA
- a CDS encoding TAXI family TRAP transporter solute-binding subunit, producing the protein MFVKAAVFGATLIAGLSAGVAEELPSQIAWTAYGTGSGGYNQAVAIGGALKRVHGVDLRVLPGKNDVARQVPLRGGRVQFSATGVGASFMAQEGMFEFGTREWGPQPVRMLLASNGNGNLSVGVAADAGIETLADLRGKRVAWVVGSPALNENVGALLHFAGLTWDDVVKVEFPGFGASWDGIINNQADAAFASTSSGKAFQLEASPRGLHWPPLPHEDEEGWKRLSDAAPFFVPNMGTVGAGMSDDNPHEGAAYPYPILIAYEEQDEDLVYAMTEAMVDLFPEYEGGAPGIEGWALERQILDWVVPYHDGAIRYLTEIGKWDDDLQTHNDRLIERQQVLAAAWEDHLAADIDDDEAFASAWRQARREALETAGFNPVYR; encoded by the coding sequence ATGTTTGTGAAAGCTGCCGTTTTCGGAGCAACGCTGATTGCAGGCCTGAGCGCTGGTGTGGCCGAGGAACTGCCAAGCCAGATCGCCTGGACCGCCTACGGCACCGGCTCCGGCGGCTACAATCAAGCCGTAGCGATCGGCGGAGCGCTGAAACGGGTTCACGGCGTTGACCTGCGTGTCCTGCCAGGCAAGAACGACGTCGCACGCCAAGTGCCACTGCGCGGTGGGCGGGTGCAGTTCTCCGCGACCGGCGTGGGAGCGAGCTTCATGGCGCAAGAAGGGATGTTTGAGTTCGGCACGCGCGAATGGGGGCCTCAACCGGTGCGGATGCTGCTGGCGTCGAACGGCAACGGCAACCTGTCCGTCGGTGTCGCCGCCGATGCCGGCATCGAGACGCTCGCCGATCTGCGGGGAAAGCGGGTGGCTTGGGTCGTTGGATCACCAGCCCTCAACGAGAATGTGGGCGCCCTCTTACACTTCGCCGGTCTCACATGGGATGACGTGGTCAAGGTCGAATTCCCCGGCTTCGGCGCGTCCTGGGACGGCATCATCAACAACCAGGCCGACGCCGCCTTCGCCTCGACCTCCTCGGGCAAAGCCTTCCAGCTCGAGGCTTCGCCGCGTGGCCTCCACTGGCCGCCGCTGCCGCACGAAGACGAGGAGGGCTGGAAACGGCTGTCGGATGCCGCCCCGTTCTTCGTGCCGAACATGGGCACTGTCGGTGCAGGCATGTCGGATGACAATCCCCACGAAGGCGCCGCCTATCCCTATCCGATCCTGATTGCTTACGAAGAACAGGACGAGGATCTCGTCTATGCCATGACCGAGGCCATGGTGGATCTGTTTCCCGAATATGAGGGTGGCGCACCCGGCATCGAAGGTTGGGCGCTGGAACGACAGATTCTCGACTGGGTGGTGCCCTACCATGACGGAGCGATCCGCTACCTGACCGAAATCGGGAAATGGGACGACGATCTGCAGACGCACAACGACCGTCTGATCGAACGTCAGCAGGTACTCGCTGCGGCTTGGGAAGACCATCTCGCGGCCGACATCGACGACGACGAGGCCTTCGCCAGCGCTTGGCGCCAGGCTCGGCGGGAGGCCTTGGAAACCGCAGGTTTCAATCCGGTATATCGCTAG
- a CDS encoding TRAP transporter permease — protein MSLRAAPEEADHHHRIRSAPLRAVFAGLAAAACLLAINQLFNLQIFGLVILENQYLYLLAGIFLSLSFLAFPAHKQAAGGHVPWYDFPLAATALCCCGYFAMTAEQSLLEGWEYLAPTTATWVSFLLWLLILEGARRCGGWLIFFVILVFSLYPTFADKVPGPISGFAQPLPETVVFHMISTESAFGIPMRAFGELVIGFILFGATLQFTGGGRFFTNLALALVGRFRGGAAKVAIFASGFMGSMSGSVISNVLTTGAVSIPTMKRSGFSGRYAAGIEACASTGGVLMPPVMGTTAFVMASFLGRPYIEIAAAAAIPSLLFYMGLFVQIDSYAARHKLAGIPRSELPTLGQTFREGWQYLLVFGVLIFFMVALRQETLAPFYATALLLVINQVVPATRLNLIQLWDLVIRVGRALGELVAILLGVGMVVGAFSATGLAGTLVNDLVFLAGEGVLMLLVMGALTSFIFGMGMTVTACYIFLAIVLAPALVQSGLNPLAVHLFILYWGMVSFITPPVALGAFAAATLARTSAMGAGLEAMRLGSIIYIIPFFFVLNPALIGEAGAYEVIATLITALIGVFLIGSALQGYVPGFGALGRSPQGLALRGLQLAGGFCFAAPGGIIAGLSHVSMAFIGLALAAPGLAIALLRERRQAALE, from the coding sequence ATGTCGCTCAGGGCTGCACCCGAAGAGGCCGACCACCATCACCGCATTCGCTCCGCACCGTTACGTGCGGTTTTCGCCGGCCTCGCAGCCGCAGCTTGCTTGCTTGCTATCAACCAGTTGTTCAACTTGCAGATCTTCGGGCTGGTAATCCTGGAGAATCAGTATCTCTACCTGCTTGCAGGCATCTTCCTGAGCCTCTCGTTCCTTGCCTTTCCGGCTCACAAGCAAGCGGCCGGTGGCCATGTTCCCTGGTACGACTTTCCGCTCGCAGCCACCGCACTTTGCTGCTGCGGCTATTTCGCGATGACAGCCGAACAGAGTCTTCTGGAAGGGTGGGAGTATCTGGCGCCAACGACTGCTACATGGGTCAGTTTCCTGCTGTGGCTGCTAATCCTAGAAGGGGCCCGGCGCTGCGGCGGATGGCTAATCTTCTTCGTCATCCTTGTCTTCTCGCTCTACCCGACCTTTGCCGACAAAGTGCCCGGTCCGATCTCGGGTTTCGCACAGCCGCTCCCGGAAACCGTCGTGTTTCACATGATCTCGACCGAGAGCGCGTTCGGCATTCCCATGCGTGCCTTCGGCGAGCTGGTCATCGGCTTCATCCTGTTCGGCGCGACCCTGCAGTTCACCGGTGGCGGGCGCTTCTTCACCAATCTGGCGCTGGCCTTGGTGGGCAGGTTTCGCGGTGGTGCGGCCAAAGTCGCCATCTTCGCGAGCGGTTTCATGGGGTCGATGAGCGGCAGCGTGATCTCGAACGTGCTGACCACCGGCGCCGTTTCGATCCCGACCATGAAACGCAGCGGCTTCTCCGGTCGCTATGCGGCCGGGATCGAGGCATGCGCGTCGACCGGAGGCGTTCTGATGCCCCCAGTGATGGGAACGACGGCCTTCGTAATGGCGTCCTTTCTGGGCCGGCCGTACATCGAAATCGCCGCAGCGGCTGCAATTCCTTCCCTTCTCTTCTACATGGGGCTGTTCGTCCAGATCGACTCTTACGCCGCCCGGCACAAACTGGCAGGGATACCGCGAAGCGAGCTGCCGACACTAGGTCAAACCTTTCGCGAAGGATGGCAGTACCTACTGGTTTTCGGTGTCTTGATCTTCTTCATGGTCGCGCTTCGTCAGGAGACGCTCGCACCTTTCTATGCCACCGCACTGCTGCTGGTGATCAATCAAGTGGTGCCAGCGACACGACTGAACCTGATCCAGCTTTGGGATCTCGTGATCCGCGTTGGTCGAGCACTCGGCGAACTCGTCGCGATCCTGTTGGGTGTGGGCATGGTGGTCGGCGCCTTCTCCGCCACCGGCCTTGCCGGCACGCTGGTCAACGACCTCGTGTTCCTCGCCGGTGAAGGCGTTCTCATGTTGCTGGTCATGGGCGCGTTGACGAGCTTCATCTTCGGGATGGGAATGACGGTCACCGCTTGCTACATCTTCCTGGCAATCGTCCTAGCACCGGCCCTGGTTCAGTCCGGTCTCAATCCCCTGGCCGTACATCTCTTCATTCTCTATTGGGGCATGGTTTCCTTCATCACGCCGCCTGTCGCTCTGGGGGCCTTCGCCGCAGCGACTTTGGCGCGCACCAGCGCAATGGGTGCTGGCTTGGAAGCCATGCGTCTCGGATCCATCATCTACATCATTCCCTTCTTCTTCGTGCTGAACCCCGCCTTGATCGGGGAGGCCGGCGCATATGAAGTCATCGCGACCTTGATCACCGCCCTGATCGGCGTGTTCCTGATCGGCTCCGCCTTGCAGGGCTACGTCCCGGGCTTCGGAGCTCTGGGACGGTCACCGCAAGGCCTGGCGCTGCGTGGTCTACAACTTGCCGGCGGGTTCTGCTTCGCCGCGCCCGGCGGAATCATCGCCGGACTGAGTCATGTCAGCATGGCGTTCATCGGCCTCGCACTGGCCGCCCCGGGCTTGGCTATCGCGCTGCTGCGCGAACGGCGGCAAGCGGCACTCGAGTAA
- a CDS encoding IclR family transcriptional regulator, producing the protein MKKRRNYSGPNMAGFDTEERFEGDRQFVSALYRGLRLLRCFRPSDSGGLGNLELAQRSALPNSTVSRLTYTLSKLGYLIYDESNGRYRMGVPVLSLGYACLGGMKIRETAQVYMQEMASKSGGGVLVALGARDGLSMTYVACARSEGLVSLQLAVGSRISLARSAIGRAYLAGAGEEERGYLMERIRERVGPERWPQMEEEILDALEQVRSKGFYTNLGQWQPDVHAVAVPYRAPQGDTPLLAFNCGGPAYLLPKERLEDDLGPRLVELVNTVSRADTGF; encoded by the coding sequence GTGAAGAAACGCCGTAACTACTCCGGGCCGAATATGGCGGGATTCGATACAGAAGAGCGTTTCGAGGGCGATCGCCAGTTCGTCTCAGCTCTCTACCGTGGGCTTAGGCTGCTGCGCTGTTTTCGTCCTTCGGACAGCGGCGGGCTTGGCAATCTCGAACTGGCGCAGCGCAGCGCTCTGCCGAACTCGACCGTCTCGCGCTTGACTTATACCCTCAGCAAGTTGGGTTACCTGATCTACGACGAGAGCAACGGCCGCTACCGCATGGGCGTACCGGTGCTCAGTCTCGGTTATGCCTGCCTCGGCGGTATGAAAATCCGTGAAACCGCTCAGGTCTACATGCAGGAAATGGCGAGCAAATCCGGCGGTGGTGTGCTGGTGGCGCTTGGTGCGCGCGATGGGTTGAGCATGACCTACGTTGCGTGCGCGCGCTCCGAAGGTTTGGTCTCGCTGCAGCTCGCTGTCGGCTCGCGCATCTCCTTGGCGCGCTCTGCCATTGGGCGCGCCTATCTCGCCGGAGCCGGCGAAGAGGAGCGAGGCTACTTGATGGAGCGAATCCGCGAGCGCGTCGGGCCGGAGCGCTGGCCGCAGATGGAGGAAGAGATTCTGGACGCGCTGGAGCAGGTGCGCAGCAAGGGATTCTACACCAACCTAGGTCAGTGGCAGCCCGATGTGCACGCCGTAGCCGTACCCTACCGCGCGCCGCAGGGCGACACGCCTCTGCTTGCCTTTAACTGTGGAGGCCCAGCCTACTTGCTGCCCAAGGAACGGCTGGAGGATGATCTCGGTCCGCGCCTCGTCGAGCTGGTCAATACCGTGTCCCGAGCCGACACCGGCTTCTGA
- a CDS encoding MaoC family dehydratase, with translation MSDEPPVVDDPMKAALNARSNAPGGEPRCIGRLSDLPDLIGGELGRSDWMPIESTRIRAFAEATEDRQWIHLDKARAATESPFGSTVAHGYLTLSLLPHLSATAFTVAEVRLRVNYGLGRVRFPAPVLSDSRIRARFTLADARPHAASGGLLVTLQAVVDLESGTRPACIAEMLALYLE, from the coding sequence ATGAGCGACGAGCCCCCAGTAGTCGACGATCCGATGAAGGCCGCCCTCAACGCACGGTCGAACGCCCCGGGGGGCGAGCCGCGCTGTATCGGACGGCTGAGCGATCTGCCGGACCTAATCGGCGGCGAGCTGGGCCGAAGCGACTGGATGCCAATTGAATCGACGCGGATCCGGGCCTTTGCAGAGGCGACCGAGGATCGGCAGTGGATTCATCTCGATAAAGCGCGGGCAGCCACGGAGAGTCCCTTCGGGAGCACCGTCGCCCATGGCTATCTCACTCTGTCGCTGCTACCGCACCTCAGCGCTACGGCTTTTACGGTTGCGGAAGTCCGCTTGCGGGTCAACTACGGCCTGGGGCGTGTGCGCTTCCCGGCACCGGTTCTCTCAGATAGCCGCATTCGGGCCCGCTTTACGCTGGCGGATGCGAGACCCCATGCCGCCAGCGGCGGTCTGCTGGTGACCCTGCAGGCCGTGGTCGACCTCGAGAGTGGAACGCGGCCGGCCTGTATCGCCGAGATGCTGGCACTCTACCTGGAATAG
- a CDS encoding long-chain-fatty-acid--CoA ligase, translating into MFDRHFKVWPAHAPHGLELPNQTLTANLAITASRFPTRTATIYHGRSLTYADLHDRVARLAGFLQQRAGVAKGDRVLLFMQNSPQFIVGYYAILRADAVVVPVNPMNRTAELEHIIGDTGADVGLVGQELLGEVTPLLSPRKTVSAEQSSQGASEAQASGPRLACVVAAAYAEAADPDFDLKLPNPLDQPAPADYGIVGVVRWADALDSGLTAGPPQASSDDLAVIPYSSGTTGHPKGCMHTHRTVMATLVGGIAWNPMDETSISLVSLPLFHVTGMQNSMNGPIYVGGSMVIMTRWDRAAAADLIRRYRVTRWRSISTMAIDLVNDPDAESYDLCSLEMIGGGGAAMPDAIAARLKTLTGLDYIEGYGMSETIAATHINPIDRPRRQCLGIPIFEVDCRVLDLQDGRELGPDAPGEIVINAPQVMKGYWNNPSATRAAFVEIDGKLFLRTGDIAYYDKDGYFFMVDRVKRMINVSGYKVWPTEVEALMHRHPAISEVCVIAASDRRRGESVKAVVVLRDDAKGAIDAEAIKQWCRGLMSAYKCPRVVEFVDRLPRSATGKLQWKILQEQERAGGARAIQ; encoded by the coding sequence ATGTTCGATCGCCACTTCAAGGTCTGGCCTGCGCACGCTCCACACGGTTTGGAGTTACCGAATCAGACTCTGACAGCGAATCTGGCGATCACCGCATCACGCTTTCCCACGCGCACGGCGACGATCTATCACGGCCGCAGCCTGACATATGCCGACCTCCATGACCGGGTCGCGCGCCTGGCCGGTTTCCTGCAGCAGCGCGCCGGCGTCGCGAAGGGAGATCGGGTGCTACTGTTCATGCAGAACAGTCCGCAGTTCATCGTCGGCTACTACGCGATCTTGCGTGCCGATGCCGTGGTCGTCCCGGTGAACCCCATGAACAGGACTGCCGAACTCGAACACATTATCGGTGATACCGGCGCAGACGTCGGTCTGGTCGGACAGGAGTTGCTCGGCGAGGTGACGCCCCTTCTGAGTCCAAGGAAGACAGTGAGTGCTGAGCAGTCGAGCCAAGGAGCGTCCGAGGCACAGGCGTCCGGGCCGAGACTGGCCTGCGTTGTCGCCGCTGCCTATGCCGAGGCTGCCGATCCGGACTTCGATCTAAAGCTGCCGAACCCGCTCGATCAGCCGGCGCCGGCCGACTACGGCATCGTCGGTGTCGTGCGTTGGGCCGACGCGCTCGACTCGGGACTGACGGCCGGGCCGCCGCAAGCAAGCTCCGACGACCTCGCCGTGATCCCTTACAGTTCCGGTACCACCGGTCATCCCAAAGGCTGCATGCACACCCATCGCACGGTGATGGCGACCCTGGTCGGCGGAATCGCCTGGAACCCGATGGATGAGACTTCGATCAGCCTGGTCTCTTTGCCCCTGTTTCACGTGACTGGGATGCAGAACTCGATGAACGGTCCGATTTACGTTGGCGGCAGCATGGTTATCATGACTCGCTGGGATCGCGCTGCCGCAGCGGACTTGATACGGCGGTATCGCGTCACCCGCTGGCGCAGCATCTCGACGATGGCGATCGATCTGGTCAACGATCCGGACGCGGAATCCTACGATCTGTGCAGCCTCGAGATGATCGGCGGCGGCGGTGCTGCGATGCCCGATGCCATCGCCGCCCGCCTAAAGACCCTGACCGGACTCGACTACATCGAAGGCTATGGCATGTCGGAGACGATCGCCGCCACCCACATCAACCCGATCGATCGCCCGCGACGGCAGTGTCTCGGCATTCCGATCTTCGAGGTCGATTGCCGGGTTCTCGATCTTCAGGACGGGCGCGAACTCGGCCCCGACGCACCCGGCGAGATCGTCATCAACGCACCACAGGTGATGAAGGGCTACTGGAACAATCCCTCCGCCACTCGTGCCGCTTTCGTAGAGATCGATGGCAAACTCTTCTTACGCACCGGAGATATCGCCTACTACGACAAGGACGGTTACTTCTTCATGGTCGACCGCGTTAAGCGGATGATCAACGTGTCCGGCTACAAGGTCTGGCCGACCGAGGTGGAGGCGCTGATGCACCGCCACCCCGCGATCTCCGAAGTCTGCGTGATCGCGGCCTCGGACCGGCGTCGCGGCGAAAGCGTAAAAGCGGTCGTCGTGTTACGCGATGACGCCAAGGGCGCGATCGATGCGGAGGCGATCAAGCAGTGGTGCCGCGGCCTGATGTCTGCCTACAAGTGTCCACGCGTGGTCGAGTTCGTCGACAGGCTGCCACGCTCTGCCACCGGAAAGCTCCAGTGGAAGATCCTGCAAGAGCAGGAACGGGCGGGCGGTGCTCGGGCGATCCAATGA